A single region of the Coregonus clupeaformis isolate EN_2021a chromosome 16, ASM2061545v1, whole genome shotgun sequence genome encodes:
- the LOC121584462 gene encoding interleukin-17A-like produces the protein MQQLQLLRLLLLRFLVLGHCLCVPLGGQCVDKSFCTSSLEDLEEYHAQLVSLPNRLNERSVAAWTYVQNIDLNRVPQVLYEANCLESHSCKGLDSTPSLETIPITLRMPVLRKTPHCASFSLEFEPINIACICATSRQS, from the exons ATGCAACAGCTCCAG CTCCTGCGTCTGCTGCTCCTGCGCTTCCTGG TCCTGGGTCACTGCCTGTGTGTGCCCCTGGGTGGCCAGTGTGTGGACAAGAGCTTCTGCactagcagcctggagga cctggaggagtaccacgcacagcTAGTCAGCCTGCCCAACCGCCTCAACGAACGCAGTGTAGCCGCCTGGACCTACGT ACAAAACATCGACTTGAACCGGGTTCCTCAGGTCCTGTATGAAGCCAACTGCCTTGAAAGCCACTCCTGTAAGGGTTTGGACAGCACCCCCAGCCTGGAGACAATCCCCATCACCCTCAGGATGCCCGTGTTGAGGAAAACCCCCCACTGTGCCTCCTTCTCCCTGGAGTTCGAGCCCATCAATATAGCCTGTATATGCGCCACTTCCAGACAAAGCTGA